A single Dechloromonas denitrificans DNA region contains:
- the cphA gene encoding cyanophycin synthetase, with the protein MDVTRIRALRGPNLWSRHTAIQAIVTCQDAECAIANLPGFEARLRERFPELGDLIPADHLDTVSMAHALEFAALGLQAQAGCPVTFSRTAQTVDSGVLQVVVEYTEEDVGRLAFERAEQLCLAALNDTPFDLDATLKELRDLDEDIRLGPSTGAIVSAAVARGIPYRRLTQGSLVQFGWGSKQKRIQAAETCFTSAIAESIAQDKELTKKLLHAAGVAVPLGRPVENEDDAWAAAQEIGLPIVVKPRDGNQGKGISVNLTSEDQVRRAYRVAIEFRDDILVEKYLPGHDYRLLVIGDKLIAAARRDPPLVIGDGVHTVRELVDIVNRDPRRSDGHATSLTKIRFDEIALARLAEQGLEATTVPPRGTRVILRNNANLSTGGTATDVTDDVHPELAACAVTAAQTVGLDICGIDVVCDTMLKPLEDQGGGIVEVNAAPGLRMHLDPSFGKGRAVGEAIVGMIFPDGDNARIPVVAIAGTNGKTTTSRLIGRIFESNGLRVGMTSTDGVYIEGKRTDDGDCSGPRSARNVLLHPDVDAAVFETARGGVLREGLGFDMCDVAVITNIGIGDHLGLNFITTVDELAVVKRVIVENVAPKGTAVLNASDPVVVAMAQHCQGDVIFFSQDRANPVLATHRAQGKRVVYVERDAIICGEGRKKHSIPLANIPLTRNGTIGFQVENAMAATATGWALGYDWEVIERALAGFVSDAQTAPGRFNVFDYKGATLIADYGHNPDAIQALVGAIENMPAKRRSVVISGAGDRRDDDIRQQTEILGDAFDDVILYQDACQRGRQDGEVIALLRQGLAHASRTKQIDAITGEFIAIDSALDRLQPGDLCLILIDQVEEALAHIAKRIADAG; encoded by the coding sequence ATGGACGTTACCCGTATTCGTGCCCTGCGCGGCCCCAACCTGTGGAGCCGGCACACGGCGATTCAAGCCATCGTCACCTGCCAGGATGCCGAATGTGCCATCGCCAATTTGCCAGGCTTTGAAGCCCGCCTGCGCGAGCGTTTCCCGGAACTCGGCGACCTGATCCCGGCCGACCATCTCGACACCGTCTCGATGGCCCATGCGCTGGAATTCGCTGCCCTCGGCCTGCAGGCCCAGGCCGGCTGCCCGGTCACCTTCAGCCGGACGGCCCAGACGGTCGATAGCGGCGTTCTCCAGGTCGTCGTCGAATATACCGAAGAGGATGTCGGCCGACTGGCCTTCGAGCGCGCCGAGCAACTCTGCCTCGCCGCCCTCAACGACACGCCGTTCGACCTCGACGCCACCCTGAAGGAGCTGCGCGATCTCGACGAAGACATTCGCCTCGGCCCATCGACCGGCGCCATCGTCTCGGCCGCCGTGGCACGCGGCATTCCCTATCGTCGCCTGACGCAGGGCAGCCTCGTCCAGTTCGGCTGGGGCAGCAAGCAGAAGCGCATCCAGGCGGCGGAAACCTGTTTCACCAGCGCGATTGCCGAATCGATCGCGCAGGACAAGGAACTGACCAAGAAACTGCTGCACGCCGCCGGCGTCGCCGTACCGCTCGGCCGGCCGGTCGAGAATGAGGACGACGCCTGGGCCGCCGCCCAGGAAATCGGCCTGCCGATCGTCGTCAAGCCGCGCGACGGCAACCAGGGCAAGGGCATTTCGGTCAATCTGACCAGCGAGGACCAAGTCCGCCGCGCCTATCGCGTCGCCATCGAATTCCGCGACGACATCCTGGTCGAAAAATACCTGCCGGGCCACGACTACCGCCTGCTGGTCATCGGCGACAAACTGATCGCCGCCGCCCGGCGCGACCCGCCGCTGGTCATCGGCGACGGCGTGCACACCGTCCGCGAGCTGGTCGATATCGTCAATCGCGACCCCCGCCGTTCCGACGGCCACGCCACCTCGCTGACCAAGATCCGTTTCGACGAAATCGCCCTCGCCCGCCTCGCCGAGCAGGGTTTGGAGGCGACCACCGTGCCGCCGCGCGGGACGCGCGTCATCCTGCGTAACAACGCCAATCTGTCGACCGGCGGCACTGCCACCGACGTCACCGACGACGTTCACCCGGAACTCGCCGCCTGCGCCGTCACCGCCGCCCAGACTGTCGGCCTCGACATTTGCGGTATCGACGTCGTCTGCGACACGATGTTGAAGCCGCTCGAAGACCAGGGCGGCGGCATCGTCGAAGTCAATGCCGCGCCCGGCCTGCGCATGCACCTCGACCCGTCGTTCGGCAAGGGCCGCGCCGTCGGCGAGGCCATCGTCGGGATGATTTTCCCCGATGGCGACAATGCCCGCATCCCGGTTGTCGCGATTGCCGGCACCAACGGCAAGACCACGACCAGCCGCCTGATCGGGCGCATTTTCGAAAGCAACGGCCTGCGGGTCGGCATGACCAGTACTGACGGGGTTTATATCGAAGGCAAGCGCACCGACGACGGCGACTGCAGCGGCCCGCGCAGTGCGCGCAACGTGCTGCTCCACCCCGACGTCGATGCGGCCGTCTTCGAGACGGCGCGCGGCGGTGTGCTGCGCGAAGGCCTTGGCTTCGACATGTGCGACGTCGCGGTGATCACCAATATCGGGATCGGCGACCACCTCGGCCTCAATTTCATCACCACGGTGGACGAACTGGCTGTCGTCAAGCGCGTCATCGTCGAGAATGTCGCCCCGAAAGGCACCGCCGTCCTCAATGCCAGCGATCCGGTAGTGGTCGCCATGGCCCAGCACTGTCAGGGAGACGTCATCTTCTTTTCCCAGGATCGGGCCAACCCGGTGCTGGCGACGCACCGCGCCCAGGGCAAGCGCGTCGTCTATGTCGAACGCGACGCGATCATCTGTGGCGAAGGACGCAAGAAACACAGCATCCCGCTCGCCAATATCCCGCTGACCCGCAATGGCACGATCGGCTTCCAGGTCGAGAATGCGATGGCCGCCACCGCCACCGGCTGGGCTCTCGGCTACGACTGGGAAGTCATCGAGCGCGCCCTGGCCGGTTTTGTCAGCGATGCGCAAACCGCCCCCGGCCGCTTCAACGTGTTCGACTACAAGGGCGCCACGCTGATCGCTGACTACGGCCACAACCCGGATGCCATCCAGGCGCTGGTCGGCGCCATCGAGAACATGCCGGCCAAGCGCCGCTCGGTGGTGATCAGCGGCGCCGGCGACCGGCGCGACGATGACATCCGCCAGCAGACCGAAATCCTCGGCGATGCCTTCGATGACGTCATCCTCTATCAGGACGCCTGCCAGCGCGGCCGCCAAGATGGCGAAGTCATTGCCCTGCTCCGCCAGGGCCTGGCCCATGCCAGCCGGACCAAGCAGATCGATGCGATCACCGGCGAGTTCATCGCCATCGACAGCGCCCTGGACCGTCTGCAACCCGGCGACCTCTGCCTGATCCTGATCGATCAGGTGGAAGAAGCCCTGGCCCATATCGCCAAGCGGATCGCCGACGCCGGTTAA
- the cphA gene encoding cyanophycin synthetase, whose amino-acid sequence MKKNEIIIRDIITLRGPNIWTYRPVLEAWVDIGELEDFPSNKIPGFYERLAALLPSLVEHRCSYQEHGGFLRRVQEGTWAGHILEHVTLELQNLAGLPGGFGKTRETSERGVYKVAVRAWHEEVTRTALYTARDLVMAAINDTPFDIESTVENLGDMVDSKCLGPSTASIVDAADERDIPAIRLLDDGNLVQIGYGAAMRRIWTAETDRTSAIAETISRDKDLTKELLSSCGVPIPEGREVRSAEDAWEAAEDIGLPVCIKPVDGNHGRGVFIDVKTREEVEKAYAIAVEEGSAVLVERSLPGTEHRLLVIGNKLVAANRGDMVMVTGDGKSTVRELIEIQVNSDPRRGPTELHPLSIIRLDSAARMELERQNLTADAVPASGREVLIQRNANHAFDVTDDVHPETAALASLAARVIGLDIAGIDLVCEDISKPLAAQGGAIVEVNAGPSLLMHLRPGVGKPRPVGKAIVANLFGEKENGRIPVVGVTGTHGKTSVAKLVAHLIYMSGKRVGLACSDGVHLDRRHVQKADAANWTAGHRLLLNRAVDAAVIENGARTILGEGLAYDRCQVGIVTNIDQAAEDLARWDVHPSGGEFYTTYRNTYRTQVDVVLSKGYAVLNAEDPVVADLAELCDGEVILFAANPACPALAAHLAAGQRGVFVREGRITVATGNDEAWLLCRLGDVPVIGKQKDPETIANVLAAVAAGWALGITFDAIGTGLKTYGLELPALSSLLTQTAKKPRKAATRK is encoded by the coding sequence ATGAAGAAAAACGAAATCATCATTCGGGACATCATTACCCTGCGTGGCCCGAACATCTGGACCTATCGGCCGGTACTCGAAGCCTGGGTCGACATCGGCGAACTGGAAGACTTTCCCTCCAACAAGATTCCCGGGTTTTACGAACGCCTCGCGGCCTTGCTGCCCTCGCTGGTCGAGCATCGCTGCAGTTATCAGGAGCACGGCGGCTTCCTGCGCCGCGTTCAGGAAGGCACCTGGGCCGGCCACATTCTCGAACACGTAACACTTGAATTGCAGAACCTGGCCGGCCTGCCCGGCGGCTTCGGCAAAACGCGCGAAACCTCCGAGCGCGGCGTGTACAAGGTTGCCGTCCGCGCCTGGCACGAGGAAGTCACCCGCACCGCGCTGTACACCGCTCGCGATCTGGTGATGGCGGCGATCAACGACACGCCCTTCGACATCGAAAGCACGGTCGAGAACCTCGGCGACATGGTCGACTCCAAGTGTCTCGGCCCCTCGACCGCCAGCATTGTCGATGCCGCCGACGAGCGCGACATTCCGGCCATCCGCCTGCTCGACGACGGCAATCTGGTGCAGATCGGCTACGGCGCCGCGATGCGCCGCATCTGGACGGCGGAAACCGACCGGACCAGCGCCATCGCCGAAACCATTTCGCGCGACAAGGACCTGACCAAGGAATTACTCTCCTCCTGCGGCGTGCCGATCCCCGAAGGGCGCGAAGTGCGCAGCGCCGAAGATGCCTGGGAAGCCGCCGAAGACATCGGTCTGCCGGTGTGCATCAAGCCGGTCGACGGCAACCATGGACGGGGCGTCTTCATCGACGTCAAGACCCGTGAAGAAGTCGAAAAAGCCTACGCCATCGCCGTCGAGGAAGGCAGCGCGGTCCTCGTCGAGCGCTCCCTGCCCGGCACCGAACACCGCCTGCTGGTCATCGGCAACAAGCTGGTCGCCGCCAACCGGGGCGACATGGTGATGGTCACCGGCGACGGTAAGTCGACGGTCCGCGAACTGATCGAAATCCAGGTCAATTCCGACCCACGCCGCGGGCCGACCGAACTGCATCCGCTGTCAATCATCCGCCTCGATTCCGCCGCCCGGATGGAACTCGAACGCCAGAACCTGACCGCCGACGCGGTACCGGCCAGCGGTCGCGAAGTGCTGATCCAGCGCAACGCCAACCATGCCTTCGACGTCACCGACGACGTGCATCCGGAAACGGCTGCGCTGGCCTCGCTCGCCGCCCGCGTCATCGGCCTCGACATCGCCGGCATCGATCTGGTCTGCGAAGACATTTCCAAGCCGCTGGCCGCCCAGGGCGGCGCCATCGTCGAAGTCAATGCCGGCCCCAGCCTGCTGATGCACCTCCGCCCGGGCGTCGGCAAGCCGCGCCCGGTAGGCAAGGCGATTGTCGCGAACCTGTTCGGCGAAAAGGAAAATGGCCGCATCCCGGTGGTCGGCGTCACCGGCACGCACGGCAAGACCTCGGTCGCCAAGCTGGTCGCCCATCTGATTTACATGTCCGGCAAGCGCGTCGGCCTGGCCTGCAGTGACGGCGTCCATCTCGACCGGCGGCACGTCCAGAAGGCCGATGCCGCCAACTGGACGGCCGGCCATCGCCTGCTGCTCAACCGCGCGGTCGATGCGGCGGTGATCGAGAACGGCGCCCGCACCATTCTCGGCGAAGGTCTGGCCTACGACCGCTGCCAGGTCGGCATCGTCACCAACATCGATCAGGCCGCCGAAGATCTGGCGCGCTGGGACGTCCATCCGAGCGGCGGCGAGTTCTACACGACTTACCGCAACACCTATCGCACCCAGGTCGATGTCGTGCTGAGCAAGGGTTATGCCGTGCTCAATGCCGAAGACCCGGTGGTCGCCGACCTCGCCGAACTGTGCGACGGGGAAGTGATCCTGTTCGCCGCCAATCCGGCCTGCCCGGCCCTGGCCGCCCACCTGGCCGCCGGCCAGCGCGGCGTCTTCGTCCGCGAGGGGCGGATCACCGTTGCCACCGGCAATGACGAAGCCTGGCTGCTGTGCCGCCTCGGCGACGTACCGGTGATCGGCAAGCAGAAAGACCCGGAAACCATCGCCAACGTTCTGGCCGCCGTCGCCGCCGGTTGGGCGCTCGGCATCACCTTCGATGCGATCGGCACCGGCCTCAAGACCTATGGCCTGGAACTGCCGGCCCTCTCCTCGCTGCTCACCCAAACAGCCAAGAAGCCGCGCAAAGCGGCAACCCGAAAATAA
- a CDS encoding DUF1854 domain-containing protein, translating to MTTPDFTLERNAYGQLVLTSPTGDRHVGIVPVRAFPIAAPDEGIALVNAEGHEVGWIDSVASLPPALSQLVDEELASREFVPEIEQIVEVSSFACPSTWQVVTSRGQAAVVLKGEEDIRRLSQTRLMIADTHGIQFLIRDIGKLDRHSRKLLDRFL from the coding sequence ATGACAACGCCGGATTTCACCCTGGAACGCAACGCCTACGGTCAACTCGTGCTGACCAGCCCAACCGGCGATCGCCACGTCGGCATTGTTCCCGTCCGTGCCTTCCCGATTGCCGCACCCGACGAAGGCATTGCCCTGGTCAACGCCGAAGGCCACGAAGTCGGCTGGATCGACAGCGTCGCCAGCCTGCCGCCGGCGCTCAGCCAGCTGGTCGACGAAGAGCTGGCCAGCCGCGAATTCGTGCCGGAAATCGAGCAGATCGTCGAGGTCTCCAGCTTCGCCTGCCCGAGCACCTGGCAGGTCGTCACCAGCCGCGGTCAGGCCGCAGTGGTGTTGAAGGGCGAGGAGGACATCCGGCGTCTTTCGCAAACCCGGCTGATGATCGCCGACACGCACGGCATCCAGTTCCTGATTCGCGACATCGGCAAGCTCGACCGCCACAGCCGCAAGCTGCTCGACCGCTTTCTCTAA
- a CDS encoding ABC transporter ATP-binding protein: MTLNASNTIASEPTLPTTWSGQLNGQLQDGETLQAWLEIDLDSRLHFASGLVAVTDRRLLARATDGSAWLSWPLRAGLHLNHLDHAGVGTLELVDEQGRLACWRYTLGHNLAALRIITEFDLHVKSLVSGQPIVRLSDDFCPKCKAPLEPGQDECPICTREISTPPSTWTLFRLWRFARPYKWKLLAGFSLTLLSTAATLVAPYLTMPLMDKVLIPFQNGQPIDWDLVSLYLGGLFGAAFFAWLLGWLRTYILALVSERIGRDLRTTTYEHLLNLSLEYFGGKRTGDLMARIGTETDRINVFLSLHLLDFATDVLMIVMTAGILFSINPWLALVTLVPLPFIAYMIHYVRDKLRTGFEKVDRVWAEVTNVLADTIPGIRVVKAFAQEKREAERFREANGRNLAINDRLNKTWSLFSPTVTLLTEVGLLVVWAFGIWQISKGDITVGVLTAFLAYISRFYTRLDSMSRIVSVTQKAAAGAKRIFDILDHVSSVPEPTNPVHLGKVEGRLELKKASFRYGTRAVTRDVDLVIEPGEMIGLVGHSGSGKSTLVNLICRFYDVTEGAVFIDGVDVRSVPIAEFRQNIGLVLQEPFLFFGTIAENIAYGKPDASRAEIIAAARAAHAHEFILRLPHGYDSLVGERGQGLSGGERQRISIARALLINPKILILDEATSSVDTETEKEIQKALDNLVRGRTTIAIAHRLSTLRKADRLVVMDRGRIVEVGNHDALMAVEGHYYKLYQAQARNVDTEQESRRGGDTASKENTK, from the coding sequence ATGACCCTCAACGCCTCGAACACCATCGCTAGCGAACCGACGCTACCGACTACCTGGTCCGGACAGCTCAACGGCCAATTGCAGGACGGCGAAACACTGCAGGCCTGGCTTGAAATCGACCTCGACAGCCGTTTGCACTTTGCCAGCGGCCTGGTCGCCGTCACCGACCGCCGCCTGCTCGCCCGCGCCACCGATGGCAGCGCCTGGCTGAGCTGGCCGCTACGCGCCGGCCTTCATCTCAATCATCTCGATCACGCCGGCGTCGGCACGCTGGAACTGGTCGACGAGCAGGGTCGCCTCGCCTGCTGGCGCTACACGCTCGGCCACAACCTCGCGGCCCTGCGCATCATCACCGAATTCGACCTGCACGTAAAAAGTCTCGTCAGCGGCCAACCGATCGTCCGCCTGAGCGACGATTTTTGCCCGAAGTGCAAGGCGCCGCTCGAACCCGGGCAGGACGAATGCCCGATCTGCACCCGCGAAATCTCGACGCCGCCGTCGACCTGGACGCTGTTCCGCCTGTGGCGCTTCGCCCGTCCCTATAAATGGAAGCTGCTCGCCGGCTTCTCGCTGACCCTGCTATCCACCGCCGCCACCCTGGTCGCCCCCTACCTGACCATGCCGCTGATGGACAAGGTGCTGATTCCCTTCCAGAACGGCCAGCCGATCGACTGGGATCTGGTCAGCCTTTACCTCGGCGGCCTGTTCGGCGCAGCCTTCTTCGCCTGGCTGCTCGGCTGGCTGCGCACCTACATCCTGGCGCTGGTTTCCGAGCGCATCGGCCGCGATCTGCGGACGACGACCTACGAACACTTGCTCAACCTGTCGCTCGAATATTTCGGCGGCAAGCGGACCGGCGACCTGATGGCGCGCATCGGCACCGAAACCGACCGGATCAATGTCTTCCTGTCGCTGCACCTGCTCGATTTCGCCACCGACGTGCTGATGATCGTGATGACCGCCGGCATCCTGTTCTCGATCAATCCGTGGCTCGCGCTGGTCACGCTGGTGCCGCTGCCCTTCATTGCCTACATGATCCATTACGTACGCGACAAGCTGCGCACCGGCTTCGAGAAGGTCGACCGCGTCTGGGCCGAAGTGACCAATGTGCTGGCTGACACCATTCCCGGCATTCGCGTCGTCAAGGCCTTCGCCCAGGAAAAGCGCGAAGCCGAGCGCTTCCGTGAAGCCAACGGCCGCAACCTGGCGATCAACGACCGGCTGAACAAGACCTGGTCGCTGTTCTCGCCGACTGTCACGCTGCTCACCGAAGTCGGCCTGCTCGTCGTCTGGGCCTTCGGCATCTGGCAGATTTCCAAGGGCGACATCACGGTCGGCGTGCTGACCGCTTTCCTCGCTTACATCAGCCGCTTCTATACCCGGCTCGATTCGATGAGCCGCATCGTCTCGGTCACCCAGAAAGCGGCGGCCGGCGCCAAGCGGATTTTCGACATCCTCGATCACGTCTCCAGCGTGCCCGAGCCGACCAACCCGGTGCATCTGGGCAAAGTCGAAGGCCGCCTCGAATTGAAGAAGGCCAGCTTCCGCTACGGCACCCGCGCCGTCACCCGCGATGTCGATCTGGTCATCGAGCCGGGCGAAATGATTGGCCTCGTCGGGCACAGCGGTTCCGGCAAGAGCACGCTGGTCAACCTGATCTGCCGCTTCTACGACGTCACCGAAGGCGCGGTTTTCATCGACGGCGTCGATGTCCGCTCGGTGCCGATCGCCGAATTCCGCCAGAACATCGGCCTGGTGCTGCAGGAACCCTTCCTGTTCTTCGGCACGATTGCCGAGAACATCGCCTACGGCAAGCCCGATGCCAGCCGCGCCGAGATCATCGCCGCAGCGCGCGCCGCGCACGCGCACGAATTCATCCTGCGCCTGCCGCACGGCTACGATTCGCTGGTCGGCGAACGCGGCCAGGGCCTCTCCGGTGGCGAGCGCCAGCGCATCTCGATCGCCCGCGCCCTGCTGATCAATCCGAAAATCCTGATCCTTGACGAAGCGACCTCCTCGGTCGACACCGAAACCGAGAAGGAAATCCAGAAGGCGCTCGACAACCTGGTACGCGGCCGAACCACCATCGCCATCGCCCACCGCCTGTCCACGCTCAGGAAGGCCGACCGACTGGTCGTCATGGATCGCGGCCGGATCGTCGAAGTCGGCAACCACGACGCCCTGATGGCGGTCGAAGGCCACTACTACAAGCTTTATCAGGCGCAGGCGCGCAACGTCGATACCGAACAGGAAAGTCGCCGGGGCGGTGACACGGCCAGCAAGGAAAACACCAAATGA
- the nirJ gene encoding heme d1 biosynthesis radical SAM protein NirJ, whose translation MFRISQYMQEIADPTPLGPKRNPPGPVVIWNLIRRCNLTCKHCYSISADTNFPGELTTDQVFTVMDDLKAFHVPVLILSGGEPLLRPDIFDIAKRAKAKGFYVGLSSNGTLIDESNIARIAECDFNYVGVSLDGIGATHDKFRRLDGAFAASLKGIRLCRDLGLKIGVRYTMTQDNAHDLPGLLRLVEDEGIDRFYFSHLNYAGRGNKNRKDDAQHQLTRQAMDLLFDTCWDYQQRGLNKEFTTGNNDADGVYFLHWVRRRFPEQAAHVEAKLRQWGGNSSGVNVANIDNLGNVHPDTMWWHHNLGNVKERPFSQIWPDTSDPLMAGLKQHPRAVKGRCGECAYRQICNGNTRVRAQQMTGDAWAEDPGCYLADEEIAS comes from the coding sequence ATGTTCCGCATCTCCCAGTACATGCAGGAAATTGCCGATCCGACGCCGCTCGGTCCGAAGCGCAATCCGCCCGGCCCGGTTGTGATCTGGAACCTGATCCGGCGCTGCAACCTGACCTGCAAGCATTGTTATTCGATTTCGGCCGACACCAACTTTCCCGGCGAGCTGACCACCGATCAGGTTTTCACGGTGATGGACGACCTCAAGGCATTCCACGTCCCGGTGCTCATCCTCTCCGGCGGCGAGCCTTTGCTGCGGCCGGATATCTTCGATATCGCCAAACGGGCCAAGGCCAAGGGTTTTTACGTTGGCTTGTCGTCGAACGGCACGTTGATCGACGAAAGCAATATTGCCCGGATTGCCGAATGCGACTTCAACTACGTCGGGGTATCGCTCGACGGCATCGGCGCGACGCACGACAAGTTCCGCCGTCTGGACGGCGCCTTTGCCGCCTCGCTGAAGGGCATCCGGCTGTGCCGCGACCTCGGCCTGAAAATCGGCGTCCGCTACACGATGACCCAGGACAACGCGCACGACCTGCCGGGCCTGCTCAGGCTGGTCGAGGACGAGGGCATCGACCGCTTCTATTTCTCGCATCTGAATTACGCCGGGCGCGGCAACAAGAACCGCAAGGACGACGCGCAACACCAGCTGACGCGGCAGGCGATGGACCTGTTGTTCGATACCTGCTGGGACTACCAGCAGCGCGGGCTGAACAAGGAATTCACCACCGGCAACAACGACGCCGACGGCGTCTATTTCCTGCACTGGGTACGCCGGCGTTTTCCGGAGCAGGCGGCGCATGTTGAGGCCAAGCTGCGCCAGTGGGGCGGCAACTCATCGGGCGTCAATGTCGCCAATATCGACAACCTCGGCAACGTGCATCCGGACACCATGTGGTGGCACCACAATCTGGGCAACGTCAAGGAGCGACCGTTCTCGCAGATCTGGCCGGACACCTCGGATCCGCTGATGGCCGGCCTCAAGCAGCACCCGCGGGCGGTCAAGGGACGCTGTGGCGAATGCGCCTATCGGCAGATCTGCAACGGCAACACCCGGGTGCGGGCGCAACAAATGACCGGTGATGCCTGGGCGGAAGACCCGGGCTGCTACCTGGCCGATGAGGAAATTGCATCATGA
- a CDS encoding cytochrome D1 domain-containing protein produces the protein MNWKILIPAGFAVYFLFGMAQLAEAADAPANFKQHCASCHGADRLGGIGPALLPENLGRLRKPEAEKVIRDGRPATQMLGVGDKLSADEIKALVDYAYAPIKPMPAWGEKEITASRIVNHAPGSLPDKPQFTADPLNLFVVVETGDHHVSILDGDKLEPIHRFQSRFALHGGPKFTPDGRYVFFASRDGWITKFDLWNLKVIAEVRAGINTRNAAVSGDGKWVAVANYLPHSLVILDADLNLKKILPVADKDGKVSSRVSAVYDAAPRQSFVAALKDVKEVWEVSYNPKADDIPAGMIHDFKYREGAFIPGFLNPQRTQLDDYLDDFYFTQGYDEVMGASRNDAKSAVSGQVVNLDARKKIADLELPGMPHLGSGISWTWQGRTVMATPNLNEGLISIIDMQTWQTIKQIKTRGPGFFMRSHENSRYAWTDSMMSKEFKDTMQIIDKEKLEIVAELKPEPGKTFAHVEFTRDGKYVLASLWENDGALIIYDAATLKEVKRLPMNKPVGKYNVWNKISKSEGTSH, from the coding sequence ATGAACTGGAAGATCCTGATTCCAGCCGGCTTTGCCGTCTATTTCCTGTTCGGCATGGCACAGCTGGCGGAAGCGGCCGATGCCCCGGCCAATTTCAAACAGCATTGTGCTTCCTGTCATGGCGCCGACCGTCTGGGCGGCATCGGCCCGGCCCTGCTGCCCGAAAACCTCGGCCGCCTGCGCAAACCGGAGGCCGAGAAAGTCATTCGTGACGGCCGCCCGGCGACCCAGATGCTGGGCGTTGGCGACAAGCTGTCGGCCGACGAAATCAAGGCGCTGGTCGATTACGCCTATGCGCCGATCAAGCCGATGCCGGCCTGGGGCGAGAAGGAAATCACCGCCTCGCGGATCGTCAATCACGCACCGGGCAGCCTGCCGGACAAGCCGCAATTCACGGCCGATCCGCTCAACCTGTTTGTCGTCGTCGAAACCGGCGATCACCACGTATCCATTCTCGACGGCGACAAGCTCGAACCGATCCATCGCTTCCAGTCGCGCTTCGCCCTGCACGGCGGGCCGAAATTCACGCCGGACGGGCGCTACGTCTTCTTCGCCTCGCGCGATGGCTGGATCACCAAGTTCGACCTGTGGAACCTCAAGGTCATCGCCGAAGTGCGGGCCGGCATCAATACCCGCAACGCGGCCGTGTCCGGCGACGGCAAGTGGGTGGCGGTGGCCAACTACCTGCCGCACAGCCTGGTCATCCTCGATGCCGACCTCAATCTGAAGAAAATCCTGCCGGTCGCCGACAAGGACGGCAAGGTGAGCTCACGGGTTTCCGCCGTCTACGATGCGGCGCCGCGCCAGAGCTTCGTTGCCGCGTTAAAGGACGTGAAAGAGGTGTGGGAGGTCTCCTACAACCCGAAGGCGGATGACATTCCGGCCGGCATGATCCATGACTTCAAGTACCGCGAAGGCGCCTTCATTCCCGGCTTTCTGAATCCGCAACGCACGCAGCTCGACGATTACCTCGACGACTTCTACTTCACGCAGGGCTACGACGAAGTGATGGGCGCCTCGCGCAACGACGCCAAGAGCGCTGTCAGCGGCCAGGTAGTCAATCTCGATGCGCGCAAGAAAATCGCCGACCTCGAACTGCCCGGCATGCCGCACCTCGGTTCAGGCATCAGCTGGACCTGGCAGGGCCGGACGGTAATGGCGACGCCGAATCTCAACGAGGGCCTGATCAGCATCATCGACATGCAGACCTGGCAGACCATCAAGCAGATCAAGACGCGCGGCCCCGGCTTCTTCATGCGCAGCCACGAAAACAGCCGCTATGCCTGGACCGATTCGATGATGAGCAAGGAGTTCAAGGACACCATGCAGATCATCGACAAGGAAAAACTCGAAATCGTCGCCGAACTCAAGCCCGAGCCGGGCAAGACCTTCGCCCACGTCGAATTCACCCGCGACGGCAAATACGTGCTGGCCAGCCTGTGGGAAAACGACGGCGCGCTGATCATCTACGACGCCGCGACGCTGAAGGAAGTGAAGCGCTTGCCGATGAACAAGCCGGTCGGCAAGTACAACGTGTGGAACAAGATCAGCAAGTCGGAGGGGACGAGTCACTGA